The Edaphobacter acidisoli genome contains the following window.
ATTGCCAGCCAGCAACTGGCACTGGAGTTCAATTCGGTGAAACGATCGCCAGCTTTGATTAGGACTTTGCTCATCTGTATGGGCGTGTGCCTTCTTGCCGCGGGTGCAGTGTTTGCCGCTCGAGCTTACCTGCATAGCCCCGCCCGTGGTCTTCCCTACCACGATTCATTTGAGCGAGGTAATGCCAATGAATGGATAGCCCTTGGAGGCACGTGGGAATTGGTCGACGGCACGATGCGCAACGAATCTGACGAGCGCGGCGCCAAGCTTCTCACAGGTTCCCGCTACTGGACCAATTACTCAATCGAAGCCGATGTCTATCTTCTCGGCGCGAGCGGGGACGCAGGATTGATCATCCGCTCTAGTAATGAAGAAGAAGGGGTGAATTCATATAGCGGCTACTACGCAGGAATTCGTACCGGGGATAGCACGCTCGTACTGGGCCGCGCTGATCATAGCTGGCTCGAAGCTTCAAATCAGCGCACGGTGCCCGGCGGCATTCATCCGTATCAGTGGTATCACCTGAAATTGCTCGCCTATAACTGCGACATCGCAGTTGCAGTTATGGGTAACGCCTCGGAACCACGAACAGCGTTCGGTGTTACAGATTCTGATTGTCTACGCCATGGGCGCGTGGGCCTTCGCTCGTATTCGTCCGGCGGCATCTGGCGCAATGTAGTGGTCCGGACCGCCACACGAACGGATCTCGGAAATCTGCTCGCTGGCAATGGCCTCACCCGCGAGCAGCCGGCAAAAGACTTCGTTGCGAAAGATTCGGAGTCGATTCGCGAACGCCAGATGGAACAGGACCAACAGTCACTGCCTTCGCCCGAGGCCAACACACAGAGTATCGCTAGCCTCAGTCTCACATCGTTCAGCACCCCGGCAAAAGCAACGGTCCGCGGTGTTGTCGTACTCGTTGCACCGCGGCTTTATGTTCAGGATTCAACCGGCGGCGTGTACGTGCAAGCACAGCATCCACCTTTGCTGCGCGTGGGCGACGAGGTGGAGGTCACGGGCCTGTCGCACCAGTCAGATTTTAGTGCGAACCTGGAGCAAGCGACTGTGCGTGTCCTGTGGGTTCGTACTCCCATTCCACCGGTCTCAGTGACCGCCTCGCAGGCAGCAACGGGAAGATTCGCCGGAACATTCGTCGAAGTCCGAGGCAGACTTACGGGGAAGGAACGCGGCCCAGGCAATACGCTGGTTCTCGATCTGGATGAAGGTTCTCAGTCGTTTCGGGCGATCATGAACCCCGGGCGGAGTGACCAACGGTTCGATCAATTGAAATTGAACAGCACCCTGCAACTGCGCGGGGTCTGCGCGGTGGACCCGATACTGACAAA
Protein-coding sequences here:
- a CDS encoding histidine kinase; translation: MGVCLLAAGAVFAARAYLHSPARGLPYHDSFERGNANEWIALGGTWELVDGTMRNESDERGAKLLTGSRYWTNYSIEADVYLLGASGDAGLIIRSSNEEEGVNSYSGYYAGIRTGDSTLVLGRADHSWLEASNQRTVPGGIHPYQWYHLKLLAYNCDIAVAVMGNASEPRTAFGVTDSDCLRHGRVGLRSYSSGGIWRNVVVRTATRTDLGNLLAGNGLTREQPAKDFVAKDSESIRERQMEQDQQSLPSPEANTQSIASLSLTSFSTPAKATVRGVVVLVAPRLYVQDSTGGVYVQAQHPPLLRVGDEVEVTGLSHQSDFSANLEQATVRVLWVRTPIPPVSVTASQAATGRFAGTFVEVRGRLTGKERGPGNTLVLDLDEGSQSFRAIMNPGRSDQRFDQLKLNSTLQLRGVCAVDPILTNRLTPFVILLRSNEDLDLLAGPPWWSAKHILALIAALVLLTLVSVSLYHRVENWRLRAVLEVRERLAHEMHDTLAQSFAGIGFQLQAIRNGLTPEMTTIGQQLELASSLVRHGHDEARRSIATLRTDDFRSEDVLSALAHCAHQMVAGGTVQILTREDGAARPIPLRTTDTLYRIGQEAIANAVRHAEAELISIYMAYDNNSVHLEVEDDGRGFAQDKERFGFGIRGMRRRAQGIDARFDVQSGPGKGTCIRVDAPLPPRPTVVSWLKSMWLTLIGKRIHV